In Cloacibacterium caeni, a single window of DNA contains:
- a CDS encoding efflux RND transporter periplasmic adaptor subunit, giving the protein MDTKLEKKQSKLKIILIISASIIAVVLFATYFLKQKKTYNVPSDEIQISEVTYGKFEDMLMITAQSQSLHSSLVNVLEGGMVKEIYAEDGQMVRKGEPLARIYNPNTEFNFMNQETGIMQQISQMRSSLLELKNQEFNQNKELLQSQNDYNTALQTYNLQKRLYDAEIGRKTEFDLAKQNLEYQKKRKQLTEQGIQNENRSRNQQIADVNKSIGQMQKSLDVLRNNKNNFLILAPETGRLSSFNINLGENLTSGQSIGKIDLMDGYKLVAKIDEYYINKLQPGIKGTLDNTDQSYNVIVTKILPEVKDGQFSAELNFADENKPKDLRIGMTFGVKLKLSADTQSMMIPKGNFFKDSNGKWVFVVKGNKAEKRNVTFGRENALYYEVVSGLKNGEKVITSDYTDYKNYEILEIKK; this is encoded by the coding sequence ATGGATACGAAATTAGAAAAAAAACAATCTAAACTCAAAATTATTTTAATTATTTCCGCAAGTATTATTGCTGTAGTTCTTTTTGCTACTTATTTTTTGAAGCAGAAAAAAACGTATAATGTTCCGTCAGACGAAATTCAAATTTCAGAAGTAACGTACGGCAAATTTGAAGATATGTTGATGATTACAGCTCAGTCCCAGTCTCTTCACTCTTCTTTGGTAAACGTTTTAGAAGGCGGAATGGTAAAAGAAATTTATGCAGAAGACGGACAAATGGTGCGCAAAGGCGAACCGCTTGCCAGAATTTATAATCCGAATACTGAATTCAATTTCATGAATCAGGAAACGGGAATTATGCAGCAAATTAGCCAAATGAGAAGTTCGCTTTTGGAACTTAAAAATCAGGAATTCAATCAAAATAAAGAATTATTGCAATCTCAGAACGATTACAATACGGCTTTGCAAACATATAATCTTCAAAAAAGATTATATGACGCCGAAATTGGAAGAAAAACAGAATTTGATTTGGCAAAACAAAATCTAGAATATCAGAAAAAACGAAAACAATTGACTGAACAAGGAATTCAAAATGAAAATCGTTCTAGAAATCAGCAAATTGCAGATGTTAATAAATCTATCGGGCAAATGCAGAAAAGTTTGGATGTTCTGAGAAATAACAAAAATAATTTCTTGATTTTGGCTCCGGAAACTGGCAGATTGTCTTCTTTCAATATTAATTTGGGCGAAAATCTTACTTCCGGACAAAGCATTGGAAAAATAGATTTGATGGACGGTTACAAATTAGTAGCAAAAATAGACGAATACTACATCAATAAACTTCAACCTGGGATTAAAGGAACTTTGGACAATACAGACCAATCGTATAACGTAATCGTTACCAAAATTTTACCAGAAGTAAAAGATGGACAATTCTCTGCTGAACTTAATTTTGCGGACGAAAACAAACCTAAAGATTTAAGAATTGGGATGACTTTCGGAGTGAAATTGAAACTCTCTGCCGATACGCAAAGTATGATGATTCCGAAAGGAAATTTCTTTAAAGATTCTAACGGGAAATGGGTTTTTGTAGTAAAAGGAAATAAAGCCGAAAAACGAAACGTAACTTTTGGAAGAGAAAATGCATTGTATTATGAAGTGGTTTCGGGATTGAAAAACGGCGAAAAAGTAATCACTTCAGATTATACAGATTACAAAAATTATGAGATTTTAGAAATTAAAAAATAA
- a CDS encoding TfoX/Sxy family protein, translating to MGNSLLTQLPNIGKVLSERLKEIEIETPEKLKSCGTENTFIKLKTIDSGACLNELFAIEGAIQGIRWHNLTLARKEELKSFFQQCSKK from the coding sequence ATGGGAAATTCATTATTAACTCAACTACCAAACATTGGAAAAGTATTATCTGAAAGATTAAAAGAGATTGAAATTGAAACACCAGAAAAACTTAAATCTTGTGGAACAGAAAATACGTTTATTAAATTAAAAACCATTGATAGTGGAGCATGTTTGAATGAATTATTTGCAATAGAAGGTGCTATACAAGGTATTAGATGGCACAATTTGACTCTTGCAAGAAAAGAAGAATTGAAATCTTTTTTCCAACAATGTTCTAAAAAATAA